The Candidatus Neptunochlamydia vexilliferae genomic interval CTTTTGGCCTTTTTCAATGCCTTGCACTCTCGATGATATTACGATTGCAAACTATGGAACCTCCCATGAGGGACAAGAAGCGATGATTTACCGGGAAGGGCTTAAAGGGCGGTATGGAGAGCGCCTTCAAATGATCTCGGGGATCCACTTTAACTTCTCCTTCAATCGCCCCTTTTGGGAAAAGCTCCACCGGTTTGAAAAATCGCGCCTCCCTCTCCAAGCATTCATCGATGAAAAATATCTCGGGATCATCCGAAACTTTTTAAGGGAAGGGTGGCTGCTCACCTACCTATTTGGCGCTTCGCCCGATCCAAAAATGCCCTATGCGACCTCGATGCGGATGAGCGACGCCGGCTACTATAGCCGGGTTCAAAACCAGCTTGCTATCTCTTTTAATAGCTTGAAAGAGTACCTGGCCGACCTTAAAAAGACCATTTCAACACCAAAAAAAGAGTACCGGGATATCCCTCTTCAACTCAACGACCACATCTTACAAAATGAGCATGAACATTACTCTCGGATCCGCCCTAAAGCAGTTCCCCATAAAGGGGAAACCTCCCTTGAAGCGATCGAAAAGCGGGGGATCGAATATCTCGAGGTGCGGGCGATCGACCTCGATCCCTACCACGCATTAGGGGTGAGCCCCGAACATATCCACTTCCTCCATCATTTCCTCCTCTACTGCCTCTTTAAAAGTAGCCCCCCACTGACCAAAGAAATGCAGCGATGTCTGACCTGTAATCAAAACCTTGTTGCCAAAGAGGGAAGGAAGAAGGACCTGCTCCTTCAGTGCCCCCGCCCCACTTCGCTCAAAAAGTGGGGGCAACGGATCTTAAAAGGGATGGAGGCGATTCCCCTAAATACTCCCCTTGAGATCGAGAGGAAAAAGCTTGAAAAACCCGAGCTCACCCCCTCTGCTATTTTGCTCAAAGATATCGAAAAACATGGGTATCAGAAGGTAGGGCTCAAACTTGCTAAGCATCACAAAAAAAACCTTCTAGAAAAACCCCTCTCTTCCAAGCGACTTAGCGCATTAGAGGAAGAGGTTGAGCGCTCCCTCATTGAAAACCAGCGCCTTGAAACCGCTTCAAAAATCCTTGTTTCAGGCTATGAAGATCTCGAGCTTTCGACTCAGATTTTGATCGGCGCCGCCCTAAAGGAAAAGATCGAGGTCGAAGTGCTCGACCAGAAAGATCAACTCATCCGCCTGAAAAAGGGCAACCAAGTCGAGTATGTGAAGGAAGCGACTAAAACTTCGAAAGATAGCTATATCTCCGCCCACCTTCTTGAGAACAAGGAAGTGACCAAGCAGCTCTTAAGAGAAAAGGGGCTGAGTGTCCCCGACGGGAAAAGTTACACCCACATCGATGAAGCGCTGAATGACTATCCCCTTTATGAAAAGAAAAAGGTGGTGGTAAAGCCTAAATCGACCAACTTTGGGATTGGGATCTCCTTTGTTCCGGCAAGAGACCAGACCACTTTTGCCCATGCGGTTAAAGGGGCTTTCCAGTGCGATCGCTCCATTGTGGTAGAAACCTTTTGCCCTGGAGAAGAGTTCCGCTTCCTCGTGATTAGCGGAGAGGTGATCGGCGTTGCTAAGCGGGTCCCTGCCCATGTGATTGGCGATGGGAAGCAGACGATCAAAGCGCTCGTCCATGAAAAAAATAGTGATCCCTCCTACTACCGGGATCCGAAGACCTACCTCCATCTGGGACAGGCCGAGAAAAAGGTCCTAAAAGAGCAGCGCCTTTCCCCCGCCTCCATCCCTAAGAAAGGGCGGAAGGTTTTCTTACGTCATAACTCCAATGTCTCAACAGGGGGCGATGCGGTCGATGTGACCGTCCATCCGAGCTATTATAAAATTGCCCTTCAGGCAACCGAGGCCCTTGGAGCGAAGATCTGCGGCGTCGATATGATCCTTCCCCATCCGAAAAAGGCTTCGACCTATGCGATTATCGAACTCAACTATAACCCTGTCCTTTTCATCCATGCCTATCCCTACCGGGGCACCCCCCGCGATGTGGCAGGACCTCTTCTTAAACTACTCTTCTGAAAATGATGCGTAGCGGAAGTCGATCTCCTTTAAGGGAGAGACATAGACTCCTTTAAGGTTCTTATTTTTTAAATAGTATTGGCTATTAAAGCAGAGTGGAATGATGGGCATTTCTTCCATTAAAAGGGTTTCAGCTTGGCGGAGATACTCTTTTCTCTTTTTGGGATCAATTTCAGCATCAGATTTTTTTAGCAGCTCTTGATAATGGGGATGTTCCCATCGGCTCATATTGGATGCTAGGTGACGGCCGCGAAAGGTGTCCAACATATAGATGGGATCTTTTAGGAGGGAGTACCATCCCATTTCTCCCATTTCATAATTTCCCTTAGATACCCGATCGAGGTGGACAGGCCAATCGACTTGGTCGATCTCTACCTTTAACCCAAGCGCTACCCTGAGTTGATCTTGAATCACTTGACTGACGCGAGAGGTCAAAGGATTCGCCCGTTGACTGAGGACGATAGAAGGAAGCTCTTCTGTTTCCATTTCTTTTAAAGCTTCTTTAAGGTATTTCCTTGCCAGCATAATATTCCCATCCTCAAAGTGGGGCTTCTCTTGGACAGCAAGCTCTCCATTAAGAATCCCCATGGCAGGAGTTTCCCCTAACTTAAGAACATGGTCAATAATCTCTTTGCGGTTAATGGCATAGGCAACTGCTTTTCTGAAATTCTTATTATTAAAAGGAGGCTGCTCAGTATTTAAAAAATACCAAGACACTCCATAGGCCTCAACACAGTCAAGAGCCCCATCCTCTTGAAAATCTCCGATCACATCAATAGGAAGGGGGTTGAAAGGATGTCCAATCCAATCAAGCTCCCCTTTCTCGAAAAGAAAAATCTGTGTGTTGGGATCCTCAATGATCTGAACACTTATACCGGAAAGCCGTACATTAACCGCATCGAAATACAAGGGATTCCTTTCAAGAGATATCTCTACCCCTTTTTTCCATTTTTTCAACTTAAAGGGGCCATTACTGATAAAGTAAGGGTTTAAAGTACTCCCCCAGCCCGGGTGGTCGCAATCTATTTTTTTATGAACTGGAGAGTAGGTAGGGCAGGTACACAGGTAAAGAAAGTAGGGAGCAGGATGCTCAAGCTCAACCTCTAATGTTTTATCATCAATCGATTTAACCCCAACTTCATCGATAGAAGCTTCGTTTTTCAAGCAAGCCGCTACATTTTTAATCGCATAAAAGGTCGAAGCTCCGGTTTGGGCATACTTTGGGTCAACCGACTTTTTCCAGGCATACTCAAAATCATAAGCGGTGACAGGATCCCCGTTACTCCAAGAAGAATTCCTTAAGGTAAAGGTATAGGTCATCCGATCTTCTGAGACAGCAACCGACTCTGCCAAAGCGGGAACAACATTCCCATTAGAATCAAGGCGCATCAGCCCCTCATACAGCATATTAACAATGTTTTTCATACTTTTCTCATGAGAAAAGCGGGGTTCTAAAGAGCGCACAGGGGCAAGGATTGAAATATGAGCGAAACGCTCTTCCTTTTGTCTCTGCTTTTTTTGACAGGAAAAAAGGGTAAGGCTCACGATGGTTGCTAAAACTAAAGGATAAAAACGGCGCATCATAATCTACTCCTGAAAGAATGCATAACGGAAGTCTATCTCCTTAAGGGGGGAGACATAAACCCCTTGTAGCTTCGGATTTTTCAAATAGTGCTGCTTCATAAAGCAGAGAGGAATCACTGGTAGCTCTTCCATAAGAAAAGCTTCAGCCTCTCGAAGATATTCCTTCCGCTTTTCAGGATCAATCTCGTTGTCTGACAGCGTTAAAATCTCTTGATAGTGAGGATGTTCCCACCGGCTCATATTGGTTGCAACACTTTTGCTACGAAAGGTATCAAGCATATAAATGGGATCTTTAAGCCATGAGTGCCAAGGCATCTCTCCAAACTCATAATTCCCCTTTGAAACCCGGCTAAAATGGAGGGGCCAGTCAACTTGATCGATTTCAACTTTCAGTCCCAAAACGGCTCGAAGCTGTTCCTGAATTGCTTGATTTACCCTTGAAGTGAAAATACAGGACCGCTGACTTAAAACGATCTTAGGAATTTCATCCGCAGTCATCTCCATTTCTTCTAGAGCCTTTTCTAAATGCTCTTTTGCAAGCTTGACATTCCCATCTTCAAAATAGGGAGCTTCTTGCAGCGATAAAACTCCATTTAGAATTCCCATGGCTGGTCTTTCCCCTAGCTGAAAGATGTGACTGGCGATCTCGTCCCGATTGATCGCATAGGCCAATGCTTTTCGGAAGTTCTTATTATTAAAGAGAGGCTTTTCAGTATTTAAAAAGAACCAAAAAACCTCCGAAGAGTCGCTCAATTCAAGACGGTTATTTTCGTAGCAGTTGACAATGATATCGTTTGGAAGATTGTTGAAAGGCTGTCCGATCCAGTCGAGCTTTCCTTTTTCAAAAAGTAAAAACTGGGTAGTGGCATCCTCAACCACCTGAATCTCGACCCCTTCAATCTGCACCCCGTTAGCATCCCAGTAATTTGGATTCTTTTGTAAGCAAAGTTCAACACTCTTTTTCCAACCGGTGAGGCTAAAAGGACCGTTAGTCACCAAATGTTCACTCACACTATTGGACCAATTCGGATGCTTAAGATCAATCTCTTTATGAATGGGAGAATAGCTGGTACAGGTGCAAAGGTGGAGAAAATAAGGGGCAGGGTGCTCAAGCTCTACCTTAAGTGTTTTCTCGTCAAGGGCTTGAACTCCCACTTCTTCTACCCCTACTCTTTTCTCTAGACAAGCCGCAACATTTTTAATGGTATAAAAGGTAAAGGCTCCTGGTTGAGCATACTCAGGGGTTACCGATTTTTTCCAGGCATATTCGAAGTCATAGGCGGTCACAGGATCACCATTCGACCAAATAGAGTCTCTTAAATGAAAGGTATAGAC includes:
- a CDS encoding peptide ABC transporter substrate-binding protein; the encoded protein is MMRRFYPLVLATIVSLTLFSCQKKQRQKEERFAHISILAPVRSLEPRFSHEKSMKNIVNMLYEGLMRLDSNGNVVPALAESVAVSEDRMTYTFTLRNSSWSNGDPVTAYDFEYAWKKSVDPKYAQTGASTFYAIKNVAACLKNEASIDEVGVKSIDDKTLEVELEHPAPYFLYLCTCPTYSPVHKKIDCDHPGWGSTLNPYFISNGPFKLKKWKKGVEISLERNPLYFDAVNVRLSGISVQIIEDPNTQIFLFEKGELDWIGHPFNPLPIDVIGDFQEDGALDCVEAYGVSWYFLNTEQPPFNNKNFRKAVAYAINRKEIIDHVLKLGETPAMGILNGELAVQEKPHFEDGNIMLARKYLKEALKEMETEELPSIVLSQRANPLTSRVSQVIQDQLRVALGLKVEIDQVDWPVHLDRVSKGNYEMGEMGWYSLLKDPIYMLDTFRGRHLASNMSRWEHPHYQELLKKSDAEIDPKKRKEYLRQAETLLMEEMPIIPLCFNSQYYLKNKNLKGVYVSPLKEIDFRYASFSEE
- a CDS encoding peptide ABC transporter substrate-binding protein; this translates as MRKLSLLLLLIPIFFACQKKEGRKNKTVHISILAPVRSLDPRISTEKPSKHIMNMLYEGLMRLGPNGEVIPAIAKSVTISEDQTVYTFHLRDSIWSNGDPVTAYDFEYAWKKSVTPEYAQPGAFTFYTIKNVAACLEKRVGVEEVGVQALDEKTLKVELEHPAPYFLHLCTCTSYSPIHKEIDLKHPNWSNSVSEHLVTNGPFSLTGWKKSVELCLQKNPNYWDANGVQIEGVEIQVVEDATTQFLLFEKGKLDWIGQPFNNLPNDIIVNCYENNRLELSDSSEVFWFFLNTEKPLFNNKNFRKALAYAINRDEIASHIFQLGERPAMGILNGVLSLQEAPYFEDGNVKLAKEHLEKALEEMEMTADEIPKIVLSQRSCIFTSRVNQAIQEQLRAVLGLKVEIDQVDWPLHFSRVSKGNYEFGEMPWHSWLKDPIYMLDTFRSKSVATNMSRWEHPHYQEILTLSDNEIDPEKRKEYLREAEAFLMEELPVIPLCFMKQHYLKNPKLQGVYVSPLKEIDFRYAFFQE